Proteins encoded together in one Desulfosporosinus meridiei DSM 13257 window:
- a CDS encoding NADH-quinone oxidoreductase subunit N, translating to MFDITTVLTPEIALAVLSLSLLAIGLLIPAGARKGMMPLTVFSLMGVLGYTLYDFFYGPEAAFLGGLYMHDQFAVYFKILFLAAALLVVLSSGGYVQKLPKHRGEFYSLLLMATLGMMLMAGAGELITMYVGLELMTISFYILVAYLAEDARSSEAGVKYLILGATSSAILLYGISLIYGLTGSTELSEIASKLSGNLTPASLLATVFILAGLGFKISLVPFHLWSPDIYEGAPTPVTAFLAIASKAAAFAVLIRVYLLTMNSQTFSATGQTLIFVLAAITMIVGNLIAIPQTNIKRLLAFSSIAQAGYLMVGIIAGGVSGIKGVIFYAMIYVFANMGAFAVATLVAEKQGSSEIKDLAGFWHRSPLATVVMTASLLSLAGIPPLAGFVGKFYLFSAAMDQGNVAIAYIGFVMSMISVYYYLSVVKVMFLAEGDGLPDVPVHGAMKFTMVFTMLITIAIGLYPTPLAKMAIAAAQSLF from the coding sequence GCCGGCGCCCGTAAAGGCATGATGCCCCTTACTGTCTTCTCCTTAATGGGGGTACTTGGCTATACCCTGTATGACTTCTTCTATGGACCGGAAGCAGCGTTTTTAGGCGGGCTTTATATGCACGATCAGTTCGCTGTCTACTTCAAAATCCTCTTCTTAGCTGCTGCACTTCTCGTGGTACTCTCTTCAGGAGGGTATGTGCAGAAATTACCCAAACATCGTGGTGAATTCTATTCCTTGCTTTTGATGGCGACTTTAGGCATGATGCTCATGGCCGGAGCAGGGGAACTGATTACCATGTATGTAGGTCTAGAGCTAATGACCATTTCCTTCTACATCCTCGTGGCATATTTGGCGGAGGATGCACGTTCCTCCGAAGCTGGTGTCAAGTACCTCATTCTCGGTGCAACTTCATCAGCGATACTGCTCTACGGGATCAGTCTCATTTATGGTTTAACGGGATCCACGGAACTGTCGGAGATTGCCAGTAAGCTTAGTGGAAACCTAACCCCTGCTTCTCTCTTGGCTACGGTTTTCATATTAGCAGGTTTGGGCTTCAAAATCTCTCTTGTTCCCTTCCACCTATGGTCGCCGGATATTTATGAAGGTGCCCCGACACCAGTCACAGCCTTCCTGGCTATTGCCTCGAAAGCAGCCGCTTTTGCAGTGCTGATTCGTGTCTACCTGCTAACAATGAACAGTCAAACCTTTTCCGCCACTGGACAAACACTTATATTCGTTCTGGCTGCAATTACAATGATTGTTGGTAACTTAATTGCTATTCCTCAAACCAACATCAAACGCTTACTAGCCTTTTCCAGTATTGCCCAGGCTGGTTATCTGATGGTTGGTATTATTGCTGGCGGAGTCTCAGGAATCAAAGGTGTTATATTCTATGCGATGATTTATGTCTTTGCCAATATGGGTGCCTTTGCAGTAGCAACTCTTGTGGCTGAGAAACAAGGCAGCAGTGAGATCAAGGATTTGGCTGGTTTCTGGCATCGTTCTCCATTGGCAACTGTTGTCATGACAGCCTCCCTGCTATCCTTAGCGGGGATTCCACCTCTTGCCGGCTTCGTAGGGAAATTCTACCTCTTCTCAGCTGCTATGGATCAAGGGAATGTAGCCATTGCATATATCGGCTTCGTTATGAGCATGATCTCTGTGTACTATTATCTCTCGGTTGTCAAAGTAATGTTCCTTGCTGAAGGGGACGGCTTGCCGGATGTTCCAGTGCATGGAGCGATGAAGTTTACGATGGTCTTCACTATGCTGATAACAATTGCCATCGGTCTTTACCCTACTCCTCTTGCTAAAATGGCAATTGCTGCAGCTCAAAGCCTATTCTAA